The Rhinopithecus roxellana isolate Shanxi Qingling chromosome 9, ASM756505v1, whole genome shotgun sequence genome contains a region encoding:
- the TCF24 gene encoding transcription factor 24, with protein sequence MDRDRPAGSPLSVSAEPAPLAAAIRDSSTRLTGPGPAGPGGGARSGSGRPAAANAARERSRVQTLRHAFLELQRTLPSVPPDTKLSKLDVLLLATTYIAHLTRSLQDDAEAAAADPGLGALRGDGYLHPVKKWPMRSRLYIGATGQFLKHSVSGEKTNNDNTPKDSQP encoded by the exons ATGGACCGCGACCGCCCCGCGGGCAGCCCTCTCAGCGTCAGCGCAGAGCCCGCGCCCCTGGCCGCCGCCATCCGCGACTCGAGTACCCGGCTGACCGGGCCGGGGCCGGCGGGCCCCGGGGGCGGTGCGCGTTCCGGGAGCGGGCGGCCGGCGGCGGCTAATGCGGCACGGGAGCGCAGCCGGGTGCAGACCCTGCGGCACGCCTTCCTGGAGCTGCAGCGCACGCTGCCGTCCGTGCCGCCCGACACCAAGCTGTCCAAGTTGGACGTGCTGCTGCTGGCCACCACCTACATCGCGCACCTCACCCGCAGCCTGCAGGACGACgccgaggcggcggcggcggacccCGGGTTGGGCGCCCTGCGCGGCGATGGCTACCTGCACCCGGTCAAG AAATGGCCCATGCGATCAAGATTGTACATCGGTGCTACTGGTCAGTTTCTGAAGCATTCTGTTTctggagaaaaaacaaataatgacaaCACTCCAAAAGACTCACAGCCTTAG